In Planctomycetia bacterium, one genomic interval encodes:
- a CDS encoding tyrosine-type recombinase/integrase — protein sequence MHLVEPTGRKLKWDIRFRNHDGKIVRVPGDRKEPAARAIGERIEMLVKAKAAGDPPPAILSTWIANLQSEFAARLSELGLIPSAQIERSKGMDELVRLWREVVRGRNNNGSDHADQQAGKAERVVRAVGAVDFRGFDPDTVTEKINGFKIESRKVKKPISMTTRRSYGIAIKDFTCWLSKKLKLADPLADMPLPSPTADIEYERQPLTVKEFRSLMAYLDSFETYNCQRSRWTAQDRKLIYLTAVNTAYRQKELRRLRVYNLYFDEKPAVVALKARDAKNKRKGELPIGVELAMLLKRHVAKLEPDDPIFPFPATRGAVMDMLRLDLAGAGVPLKLPGGEVRDFHTFRSTAITWWLDVYGLKPKRVQLLARLSDLRMVSNYSRNMRIEDFGWLDEGPTLVPAALACKAR from the coding sequence GGGACATCCGCTTCCGCAACCACGACGGCAAGATCGTCAGGGTTCCTGGTGATCGCAAGGAACCTGCCGCACGCGCCATCGGCGAGCGCATTGAGATGCTCGTCAAGGCAAAGGCAGCAGGCGACCCGCCCCCGGCCATCCTTTCAACGTGGATCGCCAACCTTCAGTCCGAATTCGCGGCTCGGCTTAGCGAACTCGGCCTCATTCCCTCGGCACAAATCGAACGCAGCAAAGGAATGGATGAATTGGTGCGCTTGTGGCGCGAGGTCGTCCGTGGCCGGAACAACAACGGCAGCGATCATGCCGATCAGCAGGCGGGCAAAGCGGAGCGGGTTGTGAGAGCAGTCGGCGCGGTCGATTTCAGGGGTTTCGATCCGGACACAGTGACCGAGAAGATCAACGGGTTCAAGATCGAATCTCGTAAGGTCAAGAAACCGATTTCGATGACGACCCGTCGGAGCTACGGCATCGCGATCAAAGATTTTACCTGCTGGCTCTCGAAAAAGTTGAAACTGGCCGACCCGCTCGCGGACATGCCTTTGCCCAGTCCGACTGCTGACATCGAATACGAGCGCCAGCCGCTGACCGTTAAGGAGTTCCGCAGTCTGATGGCGTACCTCGATTCGTTCGAGACCTACAACTGTCAGCGATCCCGATGGACGGCACAGGATCGCAAGCTGATCTACTTGACCGCCGTCAACACCGCCTACCGGCAGAAGGAACTCAGGCGTCTTCGCGTGTACAACTTGTACTTTGATGAGAAGCCCGCCGTGGTTGCACTGAAAGCCCGTGACGCAAAGAACAAGCGGAAGGGCGAACTGCCAATCGGGGTCGAACTCGCTATGCTTCTCAAGCGGCACGTCGCAAAGCTGGAACCGGACGATCCGATCTTTCCGTTTCCGGCGACGCGCGGCGCGGTTATGGACATGCTGCGACTTGATCTGGCGGGCGCGGGTGTTCCCCTGAAATTGCCGGGCGGCGAAGTTCGCGACTTTCACACCTTTCGCTCGACGGCAATCACGTGGTGGCTCGATGTCTACGGCCTGAAACCAAAGCGCGTGCAACTGTTGGCTCGGCTGTCCGACCTCCGGATGGTCAGTAACTACAGTCGGAACATGCGGATTGAGGATTTCGGATGGCTGGATGAGGGTCCTACGCTGGTTCCGGCAGCACTAGCATGCAAGGCCCGTTGA